The nucleotide window TGAACGGTTCTTGTTTTGCTTTCAGCAACGGACGCACGTCCAGGTCGACCACTTTCGGTTCTTTCGCCATTTTAAATACCTCCGGACAAATTTTTTGCCGTTCAGACTTATTATAGTATAGACACATGCGCATTTTAAAGTGTGACGAATGTCACACTAATATTGTGACATCCCTCACTGGACAGCATTTTTTTTTGCCGTAAACTACAATAGGTTAAAATAAAGGAGGGGAACTGCAGAAGCTTTATGTCATTGCAATTTGCGCCATGCACATGGGAGTGAACGGAACGGGCCGGATCAATGCGATGGAACAAACGGCGGAGCTTGAATCTTATTAATAAATTTAGCGGAGGGTTGCGACATGCAGCAGGTGGCATGGTGGGTTTCAATTTTCTTTATTATCATCGTCTTCCTCGTTTTTGTATTCATTGCCGTTAATTCACGAAAACGGGAGGACAATTTTGCGCCGATTCGCCAAAAAGGCAACAAAATCCGGCGCGTTTGGATCGTTGTACTGAGCATTATTTTGCTGTCGGGCATTGGCATCGCATTATCGCTTTTGCCATACGGCAAGCCGCAGGCGGCACAAGGCGAACTGCAAAATGTGGATGTAACGGCCCAGCAGTTTGCGTTTAATTTGAGCACGAGTACAATCGTGGCGGGAAAAACCGTCGCTTTTCATGTCACGAGCAAGGATGTAAACCATGGTTTTGGCGTATATGACGAAAACGGGCGGTTGCTGGCGCAAACACAAGCGATGCCCGGATATGTTAACACGGTCTATTACACGTTTACAAAACCGGGTAAATACAAAATTCTTTGTCTGGAATATTGCGGGCTCGCACACCATTATATGCAGGGCGAGTTTGAAGTAGTTCCGGAAAATCAATAAGGGGGGCCGCACATATGGCGACATTGGAAATTGGCAGCACACAACATCTTGGTTTGGGCGCAAAACGCGGCATCATCGGTTACTTGCTGGTGGGATGCGTCGGTTTGCTGGCGATGATGGTAATGGGGCTCTTGATGCTGCTGTCCCAAGGCAAGGTATTCGTACTTAGCGATGCAACCGTATATGAATTGCTGACGATGCACGGCACCGGCATGATTGGATTAAGTTCCTTGGCAGCCTGTGCGGTGATGTGGTATTTTTTAAGCCAATATGTCAAATTGAGCGTTAAAATACTGATCGCCAATTTGGTGTTGGCCATTGTCGGCGTCGTACTGGTGATCATCTCGATTTTTGGTTTGCATTTTGCGGCGGCCTG belongs to Bacilli bacterium and includes:
- a CDS encoding cytochrome C oxidase subunit II → MQQVAWWVSIFFIIIVFLVFVFIAVNSRKREDNFAPIRQKGNKIRRVWIVVLSIILLSGIGIALSLLPYGKPQAAQGELQNVDVTAQQFAFNLSTSTIVAGKTVAFHVTSKDVNHGFGVYDENGRLLAQTQAMPGYVNTVYYTFTKPGKYKILCLEYCGLAHHYMQGEFEVVPENQ